Below is a window of Chryseobacterium arthrosphaerae DNA.
TCCAGATGGATCCTGATGGTATATATATTTTCCAAAACCTGCAGTGGAGGCTGTACGGCAAACTGATTCTGTTTTGTAGTCCAAGGTCCGAAACCCGGTAAACCCAGCTTTTTGTCAACAGAAATAGTGAGATCCTGATGATAGGCAACATACCAGTTGGAAGTCTCCGGTTTATCAAAATAAATGCTTTTCACTACAAAATATTTTTCTCCAAAGATCTCGTTGATCACTTTTTGGATCGTATCATTAAAAACAAGATCCTTGATGTCCGGGATTTCCTTTAAAAACTGCCTTATGGCAAATAGGTCCTCAGACTTCCTGAAGTTTTCTTTTGAAGTATCTATATTCTGAAGAACATTGCTTATGGCATCAATTTCTTCCCGGGAAAAAATATCATTAATAACAGTAAAGCCATATTCAAGAATATGGCTTTTATAAGTTTCTAAGTTTTTTACACTCATCTTTTAAATTTTTTCTATAGGTTCTGTCAACTGTCCTTCCCATTTAGAAACTGCAGAAGTTGCCAGTGTATTTCCTAATACGTTCGTCATACTTCTTCCCATATCACAGAAGTGGTCTATCGGTAAGATCAGGGCAATCCCTTCCGGCGGAATTCCGAACATGGAACAGGTAGCAACAATAATTACCAGAGATGCTCTCGGTACTCCCGCGATACCTTTGGAAGTTAGCATCAGTACCAGAAGCATTGTGATCTGCTGCCCGATCGTCATTTCGATGCCATAGATCTGCGCAATAAAGATTGAAGCAAAAGTCATATACATCATACTTCCGTCAAGGTTGAAAGAATATCCTAACGGCAGGATGAAAGAGACTACTCTGCTGTTGCATCCGAATTTCTCAAGCTCTTCCACCAGTTTCGGGAATACGGCTTCTGAACTGGTTGTAGAGAACGCAATCAGTAACGGCTCTTTGATTCTTTTTAAAAGGTCAAAAAGACGGTTCCCCAAGATAAAATATCCTACCAGTAAAAGGACCAGCCAAAGCACTCCCAGTGCAAAGAAGAAATCCCTTAAATAGATAGCATATACCTTAAATATTTCAAAACCGTTGGTAGCCACTACAGCTGCAATCGCTCCCAATACCCCAAATGGAGCAAACCACATGATATAACCTACCATTTTAAGGATACCATGAGCAATAATATCAAAAAGCTTAACTACAGGTTTGGAATATTCTTCTCCCAGGTTAGCCAGAGCCACTCCGAACATAATGGCAAATACCACAATCTGCAGTACTTCATTGGTCGCAAAGGCCTCAAATAAACTTTTAGGAATCATATGCTTTACGAAATCTTCCATAGAAAAGCTCTTGCTGCTTTTCAAAAGATCTTCCGCAGAAGCTACATCCTGGATAGGCAGCTTGGTTACATGCCCCGGCTCAAGCCAGTTCACAAGCATCAACCCTATGAAAAGGGAAACCAGAGAAGCGGAAATAAACCAAAGCATTGCCTTTGTTCCTACCCTTCCGATCATTTTGATATCACTCATTTTAGCAATTCCCACCACCAGTGTAGTAAAAACCAAAGGCGCAATGATCATCTGTACCAGCCTGATAAACACGGTTCCCAGTAGCTTGATATTCTTGGAAAAAGGTTCTGCACTTTCCGGATACTTCACATGTACAATTCCTCCTATTCCCACTCCTAGAATAAGCGCAATGATAATTGCTATAAAAAGTTTATTCTGTCCTTTCATATATATAGTTCAATTTGCGCAAATATAATGGTTTTTGAATTGGCAGAAGATTTTCTTCAAAACGGATTAACTTTACATTAAGTTTTTAATCTCTAAAAATTAAAACCCTGGTTTATAAAATATTGTAAAAAATTTAAGAAAGATTTATTGACTTTTTATTCTTTTGGTACAAATTTTATTATTACATTTGATTGTATAACAACATTAAAATAAATATACAATATGAAAAAAACTATCGCAATGGCTGCATTAGCTGTAGCTGTATCTTTCGGGGCAGTTTCTTGTAAAAAGAAAGTTTCTGATGCCGATCTTCAGACTCAGGCTACAACTGTAGTAACTTCTAATCCCAATGCTTCTGTTGAAGTAAAAGAAGGTGTAGCACACTTAAGCGGAACTTTCGCAGACCAGCAGTCTAAGGATGCGATGATTGCACAGTTAAAAGCAAT
It encodes the following:
- a CDS encoding dicarboxylate/amino acid:cation symporter; protein product: MKGQNKLFIAIIIALILGVGIGGIVHVKYPESAEPFSKNIKLLGTVFIRLVQMIIAPLVFTTLVVGIAKMSDIKMIGRVGTKAMLWFISASLVSLFIGLMLVNWLEPGHVTKLPIQDVASAEDLLKSSKSFSMEDFVKHMIPKSLFEAFATNEVLQIVVFAIMFGVALANLGEEYSKPVVKLFDIIAHGILKMVGYIMWFAPFGVLGAIAAVVATNGFEIFKVYAIYLRDFFFALGVLWLVLLLVGYFILGNRLFDLLKRIKEPLLIAFSTTSSEAVFPKLVEELEKFGCNSRVVSFILPLGYSFNLDGSMMYMTFASIFIAQIYGIEMTIGQQITMLLVLMLTSKGIAGVPRASLVIIVATCSMFGIPPEGIALILPIDHFCDMGRSMTNVLGNTLATSAVSKWEGQLTEPIEKI
- a CDS encoding phytanoyl-CoA dioxygenase family protein, coding for MSVKNLETYKSHILEYGFTVINDIFSREEIDAISNVLQNIDTSKENFRKSEDLFAIRQFLKEIPDIKDLVFNDTIQKVINEIFGEKYFVVKSIYFDKPETSNWYVAYHQDLTISVDKKLGLPGFGPWTTKQNQFAVQPPLQVLENIYTIRIHLDDTDENNGALKVVPKSHAKGIYRPETIDWTIETEHICNVEKGGIMIMKPLTLHGSNRTTNGHRRRVIHIEFSDMELPDGLRWSERMN